In Rhodothermales bacterium, a single window of DNA contains:
- a CDS encoding FecR domain-containing protein, which translates to MKHLHPPYDLPEEILDLLRIDNPGIIPEIADVWHMVGTDAPVADSSRKERVRAQVLASIQASSSPAPPPVLRRRSERSPLRLAFSRMSLQATAHSVVAACLALLVVASFVMSPDIVTVRVPSGTLVSQVTLPDGSIASLSAGSLLSFPESFDSTTRRVTLHGAAFLDVEPSSVPFEVVTFDAVTRVLGTSFSVEAWPSNIEAASRVVVATGKVEVRSREQASILTPGQALRISSNTIETDVNVPLVTSWRTGGLSYSNELVGNVLADLERRYAIQLEAPASIRLRRISIQKRQASDVAEVIGDISATVGIRYRAIQGGYELYLQ; encoded by the coding sequence ATGAAGCACCTCCACCCTCCATATGACCTTCCAGAAGAGATCCTCGATCTCCTCAGGATCGACAATCCCGGTATAATCCCGGAGATTGCCGACGTGTGGCACATGGTCGGAACGGACGCACCCGTTGCAGACAGTTCCCGGAAGGAGCGTGTACGAGCGCAGGTCCTGGCCTCCATCCAGGCTTCATCCTCCCCTGCCCCTCCCCCGGTACTTCGGAGACGATCAGAACGCTCTCCCCTGCGATTGGCCTTTTCGCGGATGTCGTTGCAGGCTACCGCACATTCGGTCGTCGCGGCCTGCCTGGCGCTTCTGGTTGTTGCCAGCTTCGTCATGTCTCCTGATATCGTGACCGTTCGGGTTCCATCCGGTACGCTGGTTTCCCAGGTAACGCTTCCCGACGGGTCCATTGCGTCGCTCTCCGCCGGTAGCTTACTCTCCTTCCCGGAATCCTTTGACAGCACCACACGACGCGTGACGTTGCATGGGGCGGCATTCCTGGATGTCGAGCCATCCAGCGTTCCCTTCGAGGTGGTCACGTTCGATGCCGTGACCCGTGTGCTCGGAACGTCGTTCTCCGTCGAGGCATGGCCATCCAATATCGAGGCCGCATCCCGTGTTGTTGTGGCCACGGGCAAGGTGGAAGTGCGTTCACGGGAACAGGCATCGATCCTGACCCCCGGACAGGCGCTCCGCATATCGTCGAACACGATAGAAACGGACGTGAATGTGCCTCTGGTGACCTCATGGCGCACCGGTGGTCTGTCCTATTCCAATGAGCTCGTCGGCAACGTCCTGGCTGATCTTGAGCGTCGCTACGCCATCCAACTCGAAGCACCGGCATCCATCCGTCTGCGGAGGATTTCCATCCAGAAACGTCAGGCATCGGATGTCGCGGAAGTGATTGGTGACATTTCTGCCACCGTCGGTATACGCTACCGCGCCATCCAGGGCGGATACGAGCTGTATCTTCAGTAA
- a CDS encoding signal peptidase II yields MESSVHTTRNWRLGLPFGIVLSILVIDQITKVVVLNTMERGQSIPLLGSWLRFTFTENPGMAFGLSFGPPATITILSIVATGLIVYYLLAVARYYTPYAVSLSLVLGGALGNIIDRVFYGRLLYDRPLFQGHVVDFIHVDVWRGYVSEAVPFLGGNYMALFPIWNVADMAIVVGVAGILIFQKSFHAFEVSRTSLPGDPGSHGDDPGKERAI; encoded by the coding sequence TTGGAGTCGTCCGTTCATACCACACGCAATTGGCGGCTCGGCCTGCCTTTCGGCATCGTACTCTCGATTCTGGTCATCGACCAGATCACCAAGGTGGTCGTGCTCAACACGATGGAACGGGGACAGTCCATTCCTCTGTTGGGTTCGTGGCTCCGGTTCACGTTCACCGAGAATCCCGGAATGGCCTTCGGACTTTCCTTCGGTCCTCCGGCAACCATCACGATCCTGTCCATTGTTGCGACCGGCCTTATTGTGTACTACCTGCTGGCGGTCGCCAGGTATTACACGCCTTATGCCGTCAGCCTGAGTCTCGTTCTCGGTGGTGCACTCGGCAACATCATTGATCGCGTATTCTACGGGAGACTCCTGTACGACAGGCCGCTTTTCCAGGGGCATGTAGTCGACTTCATCCACGTGGATGTCTGGAGGGGCTATGTGTCCGAGGCTGTTCCATTCCTGGGCGGCAATTACATGGCACTGTTCCCCATATGGAACGTAGCTGACATGGCCATCGTGGTCGGTGTTGCCGGTATCCTGATTTTCCAGAAGTCCTTCCACGCGTTCGAAGTGTCCCGAACGTCCTTACCAGGTGACCCTGGCAGCCATGGCGACGACCCGGGGAAGGAGCGGGCGATCTGA
- a CDS encoding carboxypeptidase-like regulatory domain-containing protein: protein MPPRQSIGLTATGMHMAFRSVFLGLFFLLALAPWRGLVSAQDTTASHAIAVRGVPLQEALQIVVDVTRADLAWDPLLVSGKRSFCVIEDAPFESLLACVLTGTGLDFVRRSTGLYVLEVASQGPPVYGNLRGIVLDADSEQPIPNAHIYLADAGRGDVANHEGMFIFPRLLPGIYSMRVSHMGYRHETLDVSVTAGGISSTEVILESESYLIAPIIIDGLASTPSSSMMGSAVANQEKIASDLSGSSASVLQTLAAMPGVRVNDATSDIHIQGGEAGEHQFRLDGATLFIPMNVATFVGPFSPFALGRITVHKAGFGAALGSQISGIIEAEHDLRVPSAPDGVRGGSQFTAQIDPLSTNARYSHSFRTRAGRHVTLLGAGRAGMWQLVSPPSLAGLLDSWNVVDTFLLSAFAERNTPFANLPPEGNPTLAFADIHMAGRIRLSSLRTLGASLYWGRSSIGNALSDIDLTQDDPLSLPEQAARFKDLYAWQNGMLQARYDIVRSAHVLSHAQVRGSFYRLDHDFRSPAASATATDNADDGNSVYELSAVVGADYFSDSGHRLETGIEWALTGTDFIVAGTQNLPLRHASTGMRLATFITDIVQIGENGSLEAGTRFTWLHSRRSLYAEPRLSTRFDFTGTPIGGVSFFVGGGLYRQFVNQFDVSSRSPRSFVSSTRFWMQNDASVTPPKAAHVAAEVLVLPNGLWSLSGEIYYKRHYHILGIDYSADPGVSADLQQSGFLAASKGTSRGLGFGVKRQIGPGNVHAGVDLSQAERTIAGQFGNAAVTVPWNEPIRLELGADLVPLPNTVVAIRWKTVLDRAWGFRKSYYDFLSAYLNDLDAIVSDMRANGVSEDAIRRVERQIVHYDLTRPNHHVLPALHQLDISAAYTFKQQDWALQLRLDVMNVLDRENAAEWQFRLDEDRYFNGGVNGLTGLLDRSDRPLLPRVVAMAARVTW from the coding sequence ATGCCGCCACGTCAATCGATAGGCCTGACTGCAACCGGCATGCATATGGCGTTCCGGTCGGTCTTCTTGGGTCTGTTTTTCTTGCTGGCTCTCGCTCCATGGCGTGGTCTCGTTTCCGCACAGGATACGACCGCCAGTCATGCCATCGCTGTCAGGGGAGTCCCTCTGCAGGAAGCCCTCCAGATCGTGGTCGACGTGACCCGGGCCGACCTGGCATGGGATCCGCTGCTCGTAAGCGGTAAACGCAGTTTCTGCGTCATTGAGGATGCGCCCTTCGAGTCGTTGCTGGCCTGCGTACTGACCGGAACCGGTCTCGACTTCGTCCGGCGTTCCACGGGACTCTACGTCCTGGAAGTTGCCTCCCAAGGCCCTCCGGTCTACGGAAACCTGCGCGGGATAGTACTGGATGCCGACTCGGAACAGCCCATTCCGAACGCCCACATCTATCTGGCCGATGCCGGCCGGGGTGATGTCGCCAACCACGAAGGCATGTTCATTTTTCCGCGATTGCTCCCGGGAATTTACAGCATGCGCGTTTCCCACATGGGATACCGACATGAAACCCTTGATGTATCAGTGACGGCAGGTGGCATATCCTCTACCGAAGTCATTCTGGAGTCGGAGTCCTACCTCATTGCCCCCATCATCATCGATGGCCTGGCTTCGACGCCGTCTTCATCCATGATGGGCTCGGCTGTTGCCAACCAGGAGAAGATTGCATCGGATTTGTCCGGCAGCTCAGCCTCCGTTCTGCAGACCCTTGCGGCCATGCCGGGTGTCCGTGTCAACGACGCAACGTCCGATATCCATATCCAGGGAGGCGAAGCGGGTGAGCATCAGTTCAGGTTGGATGGAGCAACGCTGTTCATTCCCATGAATGTGGCCACATTCGTTGGCCCGTTCAGTCCATTTGCCCTCGGCCGAATCACGGTACACAAGGCAGGTTTCGGTGCGGCGTTGGGCAGCCAGATATCCGGCATTATCGAGGCCGAGCACGATCTACGTGTGCCAAGCGCGCCGGATGGTGTACGGGGCGGAAGTCAATTCACCGCGCAGATCGACCCCCTGTCGACAAATGCCCGCTACTCGCACAGTTTCCGGACACGTGCTGGACGCCACGTGACGCTGCTGGGCGCTGGACGAGCGGGCATGTGGCAATTGGTGTCTCCCCCCTCCCTTGCCGGATTGCTGGATTCATGGAACGTTGTGGACACGTTCCTGCTATCGGCATTTGCCGAACGGAACACTCCGTTTGCCAATCTGCCACCCGAGGGAAATCCCACCTTGGCATTCGCCGATATCCATATGGCCGGTCGGATCCGGCTTTCTTCGCTCAGGACACTGGGCGCATCGCTGTACTGGGGACGGAGCAGCATAGGAAACGCCTTGTCAGACATCGACCTGACGCAGGACGATCCCCTGTCTCTTCCGGAGCAGGCCGCGCGATTCAAGGACCTGTATGCATGGCAGAACGGGATGCTTCAAGCACGATACGACATTGTCCGCAGTGCACACGTTCTGTCGCATGCGCAGGTCCGGGGTAGCTTCTACCGACTGGATCATGACTTCCGCTCACCCGCTGCCTCCGCTACGGCGACGGACAATGCGGATGATGGGAACTCGGTGTACGAACTGTCCGCCGTCGTTGGTGCGGACTATTTTTCGGATTCCGGACATCGACTTGAAACAGGAATCGAATGGGCCTTGACCGGCACGGATTTCATTGTGGCCGGCACCCAGAATCTACCGCTCCGGCACGCGTCGACTGGAATGCGCCTGGCCACGTTCATTACTGACATCGTCCAGATCGGCGAGAATGGCAGTCTTGAAGCCGGGACGCGGTTCACATGGTTGCATTCCCGACGCTCCCTGTATGCCGAACCACGACTTTCTACACGATTCGACTTCACCGGGACCCCGATCGGAGGAGTCTCGTTTTTCGTTGGGGGCGGCTTGTACCGGCAGTTCGTGAACCAATTCGATGTTTCCAGTCGAAGCCCACGATCGTTCGTTTCCTCAACCCGGTTCTGGATGCAGAACGATGCATCGGTTACGCCGCCCAAGGCGGCCCACGTCGCCGCCGAAGTGCTGGTGCTGCCCAATGGCCTTTGGTCTCTTTCCGGAGAGATCTATTATAAACGGCATTACCACATCCTGGGGATTGATTACTCCGCAGACCCTGGCGTATCGGCCGACCTTCAGCAGTCCGGATTCCTGGCCGCATCGAAAGGGACGTCCCGAGGATTGGGATTCGGCGTAAAGCGACAGATCGGCCCTGGAAACGTCCATGCCGGAGTGGATTTGAGTCAGGCCGAGCGAACCATTGCGGGTCAATTCGGAAATGCCGCCGTAACCGTTCCCTGGAATGAACCGATCCGGCTTGAATTGGGTGCTGATCTGGTGCCCTTGCCCAACACGGTCGTTGCCATTCGCTGGAAAACGGTTTTGGACCGCGCATGGGGTTTCCGGAAATCCTATTACGACTTCCTGAGTGCCTATCTGAATGACCTGGATGCCATTGTGTCCGACATGCGGGCAAATGGTGTGTCAGAAGACGCCATCCGTCGTGTGGAACGGCAGATTGTCCACTATGACCTCACACGCCCGAACCACCATGTGCTTCCGGCGCTTCACCAGTTGGATATCAGTGCCGCGTACACATTCAAACAGCAGGACTGGGCACTCCAACTCCGGTTGGACGTGATGAACGTACTGGATCGCGAAAACGCAGCCGAATGGCAATTCCGATTGGACGAAGACCGCTACTTCAACGGCGGGGTGAATGGGTTGACCGGCCTGTTGGACCGATCAGATCGCCCGCTCCTTCCCCGGGTCGTCGCCATGGCTGCCAGGGTCACCTGGTAA
- a CDS encoding RNA polymerase sigma-70 factor — MRSETEEQFLAWGHGLRNGDGESFRDLFDGTYDALYRYAVYITRDQAAASDILQDVFLKLWQVRETVDPERSLRALMYQMVRNYSFNHERQRKRHASDPLDADHPSVGFDNLNDEQLDADDLSARIHEWISELPDRRREAFMLSRFEGLSHEEIAQLMDLAPKTVNNHIVLALQHLRDKVKAYRTTS, encoded by the coding sequence ATGCGCTCTGAAACGGAGGAACAGTTTCTGGCCTGGGGTCACGGTCTTCGAAATGGTGATGGAGAATCCTTCCGGGATCTGTTTGATGGGACGTACGATGCCCTGTACCGCTATGCGGTCTATATCACGCGCGATCAAGCAGCCGCCTCGGATATCCTCCAAGATGTCTTTTTGAAGCTGTGGCAGGTCCGGGAAACGGTCGATCCGGAACGGTCGCTCCGGGCTCTGATGTATCAGATGGTCCGGAACTACTCCTTCAATCATGAACGACAGCGAAAACGTCATGCATCCGATCCGTTGGATGCCGATCACCCGTCTGTCGGCTTTGACAATCTGAATGATGAACAGCTCGATGCTGACGATCTGAGCGCTCGTATCCACGAATGGATTTCCGAGTTGCCGGATCGTCGCCGCGAGGCCTTCATGCTCAGCCGGTTCGAAGGGTTGAGCCACGAAGAAATCGCCCAGTTGATGGACCTGGCTCCCAAGACCGTCAACAACCACATCGTGCTGGCTCTTCAACACTTGCGCGACAAAGTAAAAGCGTACCGTACTACATCGTAG
- a CDS encoding TraR/DksA C4-type zinc finger protein, with the protein MSKEKKNTTTPFSDEELDFFRNLILEKRTAAHEDVDRMRSQLADAREQAENDTAYSFHMADAGTDAMEREKLYLMIARQQKYIGYLDRALERIENRTYGICKVTGKPISRERLEAVPHTEISIEAKLQQK; encoded by the coding sequence ATGTCCAAAGAAAAGAAGAACACCACGACACCGTTTTCAGACGAGGAGTTGGACTTTTTCCGCAATCTGATCCTGGAAAAGCGAACCGCAGCCCATGAGGACGTGGACCGCATGCGTAGCCAATTGGCCGATGCCCGTGAACAGGCCGAGAATGACACGGCCTACAGCTTTCATATGGCTGACGCCGGCACCGATGCCATGGAGCGCGAAAAGCTGTATCTGATGATTGCCCGGCAACAGAAGTACATCGGCTACCTGGACCGGGCCCTCGAGCGGATCGAAAACCGCACCTATGGCATCTGCAAGGTGACCGGCAAGCCGATTTCCAGGGAACGACTGGAAGCGGTGCCGCACACGGAGATCTCCATCGAAGCCAAATTGCAGCAGAAATAA